The proteins below come from a single Oscillatoria salina IIICB1 genomic window:
- the lptC gene encoding LPS export ABC transporter periplasmic protein LptC — MYFSLAKLSSKLWATKAASFFLVFLLLVITACQPKSKTEQKLEQEITSTKEESLSEGGLVLDNASLEQADEEGDTLWKIKAERAVYDEDNKIAKIEQIEGSLFQEGEVVLQVRANSGEIDREGTKISLQNQIVAVDPRNGAVIRGEEVQWLPKEDLLIVNDRLSGSNQKFSASANSGRYLTKKQHLELVGDIEATAKELSLKMKSDRLTWLVKDERVVGSSPIQIDRFQEATITDRVVADNSEVDLNTKIVQLRNNVELKSIETGEKAQPLQIATNSAIWNLDAETVMADKPLRIVYPTEKITLTANRGLVDLKQEVARLSDGVEGVSTDNQANLVASQLTWDIPTQRIQAMGNVFYRQADPPFSVSGPRAIGKLQDQSIVVSGGNTGTRVVTEIIPEER, encoded by the coding sequence ATGTACTTTAGCTTGGCTAAATTATCAAGTAAACTTTGGGCAACTAAAGCAGCAAGTTTCTTTTTAGTCTTCTTGCTGCTGGTAATTACTGCTTGTCAACCAAAAAGTAAAACCGAGCAAAAACTTGAACAAGAAATAACGTCTACTAAAGAAGAAAGTCTGTCTGAAGGGGGATTAGTTTTAGATAATGCTAGTTTAGAACAGGCAGACGAGGAGGGGGATACTCTCTGGAAAATTAAGGCAGAACGAGCAGTTTATGATGAAGACAATAAAATCGCCAAAATCGAGCAGATTGAGGGGTCTTTGTTTCAAGAAGGAGAGGTAGTCTTACAGGTAAGAGCTAATTCAGGAGAAATCGATCGAGAAGGTACAAAAATTTCTTTGCAAAATCAAATAGTTGCCGTCGATCCCCGTAATGGAGCAGTAATTCGCGGTGAGGAAGTTCAATGGTTGCCGAAAGAAGATTTATTAATTGTTAACGATCGATTGAGCGGTAGTAACCAAAAATTTTCAGCATCGGCAAATTCGGGACGATATTTAACTAAAAAGCAACATTTAGAGTTAGTTGGTGACATTGAAGCAACAGCGAAGGAACTATCACTTAAAATGAAGTCGGATCGACTCACTTGGCTGGTGAAAGATGAACGGGTTGTTGGTTCTAGTCCAATTCAAATCGATCGTTTTCAAGAAGCAACAATAACTGACCGTGTTGTTGCTGATAATTCTGAGGTTGATTTGAATACTAAAATCGTGCAGTTACGCAATAATGTAGAGCTAAAATCAATTGAAACTGGTGAAAAGGCTCAACCATTACAAATTGCTACTAATTCAGCTATTTGGAATCTAGATGCAGAAACTGTGATGGCAGATAAACCTCTGCGAATTGTTTATCCTACGGAAAAAATTACTCTTACCGCTAATCGAGGTTTAGTGGATTTGAAACAAGAAGTCGCTCGTTTGAGTGATGGTGTTGAAGGAGTGAGTACCGATAATCAGGCTAATCTGGTTGCGAGTCAGCTTACTTGGGATATACCTACTCAAAGAATTCAAGCGATGGGTAATGTCTTTTATCGACAAGCAGATCCGCCGTTTAGTGTTTCTGGTCCAAGGGCTATAGGTAAGCTTCAGGATCAAAGTATCGTGGTTAGCGGTGGGAATACTGGTACTAGAGTTGTTACAGAAATTATTCCAGAAGAAAGGTGA
- a CDS encoding LabA-like NYN domain-containing protein: MFDNFGNDPVFSPEQVLENRGRVAIFIDGSNLFYAALQLGIEIDYTKLLYRLTAKSRLLRSFFYTGVDRTNEKQQGFLLWMRRNGYRVIAKDLVQLPDGSKKANLDVEIAVDMMALVKSYDTAVLVSGDGDLAYAVDAVSYRGSRVEVVSLRSMTSDSLINVADRYIDLNEIKEDIQKTTKPHDNSYRSFSSVSIEYEEKPR, encoded by the coding sequence ATGTTTGATAACTTTGGAAACGACCCGGTATTTTCCCCAGAACAGGTATTGGAAAACCGAGGTCGCGTTGCTATTTTCATCGATGGCTCAAATTTATTTTATGCAGCCCTACAATTAGGTATCGAAATCGATTACACCAAATTATTGTATCGTCTCACCGCTAAGTCGAGATTGCTGCGATCGTTTTTCTATACAGGTGTTGACCGCACAAATGAAAAGCAACAAGGCTTTCTTTTGTGGATGCGTCGCAATGGTTATCGGGTAATTGCTAAAGATTTAGTTCAGCTACCTGATGGCTCGAAAAAAGCCAATCTGGATGTGGAAATTGCTGTGGATATGATGGCTTTAGTGAAATCTTATGATACGGCGGTTCTGGTTAGCGGCGATGGCGATCTTGCTTATGCTGTTGATGCAGTTAGTTATAGGGGTTCGAGGGTGGAAGTAGTGAGTTTGCGCTCGATGACTAGCGATAGTTTGATTAACGTTGCCGATCGCTATATCGATCTCAACGAAATTAAAGAGGACATCCAAAAAACTACGAAACCTCATGACAATAGCTACCGCAGCTTTTCTAGTGTCAGTATCGAGTATGAAGAAAAACCAAGATAG